One genomic region from Bactrocera tryoni isolate S06 chromosome 3, CSIRO_BtryS06_freeze2, whole genome shotgun sequence encodes:
- the LOC120772381 gene encoding cholinesterase 1-like, whose translation MKGIILLLTCLVYCANIGPIRANSPKVCLDGSSCVLGRYMSGIVSDSFEAFLGIPYAKPPVGDLRFSNPQEVELWNGTLSALYPMPDCIQRNYLFVTDPISGSEDCLYLNIYRPLNNTGRELPVMFYIHGGGFFAGSPSPSEEGPQYFMETSDVILVVTAYRLGPFGFLSTNDEQMTGNYGLKDQKLALQWVQKYISAFGGDPDRVTIFGHSAGGASVHLHLMNNNKEGLFSKAIMMSGVGNSPFALPVNNPRDQVVQLAKAAGVTEAENLSSADLVQALRSIKPEDLLLAADDLKIWAEQPLAIFRPNVENDAWTGAFLTKDPLDPFIPFGTNTDIPWFIGNAPAKGEGTVVALRLASNKSLQDELNEDFIQRLSITLSLSGTCDTEAVIDALVTEYMDGKHELNNDTLNGFLELCGDRYFIHPTYRVLKYNVNSSRTDFRGILRFDYRGPYSYSTIFANSSQDFGTVHYDDRLFLFNGLSGLSKGYSQQSPEAALVKRYVRLYQSFAENGYSEEFAVSGECNDLNFPNCEYLSIVKDEEPFQTGDSWNSERMALWDQIYDSC comes from the exons ATGAAAggaattattttgttgttaacGTGTTTGGTGTATTGTGCGAATATCGGTCCGATACGCGCTAATTCGCCGAAGGTATGCTTGGACGGTTCATCCTGTGTGCTCGGCAGATATATGAGTGGCATAGTGAGCGATTCATTTGAAGCCTTCTTGGGCATACCATACGCCAAACCACCCGTCGGTGATTTGAGATTCAGC AATCCTCAAGAAGTGGAACTATGGAATGGCACCTTATCAGCACTATATCCTATGCCTGATTGTATACAACGTAATTATCTCTTCGTAACAGATCCTATTAGCGGTTCAGAGGATTGCCTGTACTTGAATATATATCGCCCCTTG aacaATACCGGTAGAGAATTGCCAGTAATGTTTTACATACACGGTGGTGGATTTTTCGCCGGCTCACCAAGTCCTAGCGAGGAAGGACCGCAATATTTTATGGAAACGAGTGATGTAATTCTAGTAGTGACCGCCTATCGTTTGGGTCCATTTG GTTTCCTATCTACTAACGATGAACAGATGACGGGAAATTATGGACTTAAAGATCAGAAATTAGCACTACAATGGGTTCAAAAGTACATTTCAGCTTTTGGCGGTGATCCCGATCGTGTGACTATTTTCGGCCATAGTGCTGGCGGTGCATCAGTCCATTTACACTTAATGAATAACAATAAAGAGG GTCTATTCAGTAAAGCTATTATGATGAGTGGCGTCGGAAACTCACCATTCGCATTGCCAGTAAACAATCCTAGAGACCAAGTCGTTCAACTGGCTAAAGCTGCTGGTGTAACAGAAGCTGAGAATCTAAGTTCCGCTGACCTGGTTCAAGCATTGCGATCAATCAAACCGGAAGACTTGCTACTAGCCGCCGATGATCTTAAAATTTGGGCTGAGCAACCACTTGCAATTTTCCGACCGAATGTTGAAAATGACGCCTGGACTGGTGCATTCTTAACAAAAGATCCATTGGACCCATTCATACCGTTTGGAACGAATACTGATATACCTTGGTTCATTGGTAATGCACCTGCCAAGGGTGAGGGCACGGTTGTAGCACTTCGATTAGCAAGCAATAAGAGTCTACAGGACGAATTAAATGAAGACTTTATCCAGAGGCTAAGCATTACATTGAGCTTGTCTGGTACATGTGACACAGAAGCTGTGATAGATGCATTGGTAACGGAGTATATGGATGGTAAACACGAATTGAATAATGATACGTTAAATGGCTTTTTAGAG ctTTGTGGAGACCGCTATTTCATACATCCAACTTACAGagttttgaaatataatgtAAATTCTAGTCGCACTGATTTTAGAGGAATACTACGTTTTGACTATCGCGGACCCTACTCATATTCGACAATATTTGCAAATAGCTCACAAGATTTCGGTACTGTACACTACGATGATAGGCTGTTTCTGTTTAATGGGCTAAGCGGATTATCTAAAGGTTATTCACAGCAGTCTCCTGAGGCAGCGTTGGTTAAACGCTATGTGAGGCTATATCAGTCTTTTGCCGAAAATGG TTACTCAGAAGAATTTGCTGTCAGCGGAGAATGtaatgatttaaattttccGAATTGTGAATATTTGTCGATCGTAAAAGATGAGGAGCCGTTCCAAACTGGCGATTCTTGGAATAGTGAACGAATGGCATTGTGGGACCAAATATATGATTCTTGCTAA